The proteins below are encoded in one region of Stieleria sp. JC731:
- a CDS encoding bacterioferritin-associated ferredoxin translates to MTNDDQDVCLCFHVSRRKIEKFIRTTKPKAVSQISECYGAGTGCGWCRPFLTRLWQSETPESEALPTAEQYAQQRAIYRKNKDS, encoded by the coding sequence ATGACGAACGACGACCAAGACGTTTGCCTATGCTTTCACGTTTCGCGTCGGAAAATCGAAAAGTTTATCCGAACGACGAAACCCAAAGCGGTCTCACAAATTTCGGAATGCTACGGTGCGGGCACCGGCTGTGGTTGGTGCCGTCCGTTTCTAACGAGACTTTGGCAATCCGAAACACCGGAATCCGAAGCGTTGCCCACTGCGGAGCAATACGCCCAGCAACGCGCGATCTATCGCAAGAACAAAGATTCGTGA
- a CDS encoding arylsulfatase translates to MIACFAFSQPVAFGQSEFGETVRPPNIIYVMADDLGYGDLGCYGQQQIKTPNLDRMASEGIRFTDHYAGHTVCRPSRLVLWTGKHVGSTKLMGNRPRSLTGTETTVAKLLQNAGYVCGGVGKWALGNVDSPDQIDNPGHPNRNGFDYWFGYMNQSQAHNYFPLYLWENDRQVPLPGNELLKDDLARGRVSSKRVTYSHDLITEAAMNFIQRNYRQPFLLHIHWTIPHANNEGGRVLKDGMEIPSYGEYEQQDWPNPEKGFAAMVTRMDRDMGDLFQLLKDLSIDENTIVFFTSDNGPHREGNHDHEFFDSNGVLKGFKRSMHEGGIRVPMIARWPGKVDAGVDSDLPSAFWDYLPTACDLAGVEVPEQVDGISFLPTLVSEGQQERHEYLYWASQEGETTVGIRQEQWKLVRYRRDKQGQPDWRLYNLHSDPGEQHDVASQHADVVERMINAVQSDQLPLIAEK, encoded by the coding sequence ATGATCGCATGCTTTGCATTCAGCCAGCCCGTTGCGTTCGGTCAAAGCGAGTTCGGTGAAACAGTTCGGCCGCCGAATATCATTTATGTGATGGCTGACGATCTGGGGTACGGTGACTTGGGCTGCTATGGGCAACAACAAATTAAGACGCCCAATCTGGATCGCATGGCGTCCGAAGGGATTCGGTTTACGGATCACTATGCAGGTCACACCGTCTGTCGCCCTTCACGTTTAGTGCTTTGGACCGGAAAGCATGTCGGCAGCACAAAGTTGATGGGCAATCGTCCGCGATCATTGACCGGGACCGAAACGACGGTTGCAAAGCTCCTGCAGAATGCTGGCTATGTCTGTGGCGGTGTCGGGAAATGGGCACTCGGAAACGTCGATTCGCCAGACCAGATCGATAACCCTGGGCATCCCAACAGAAATGGTTTCGACTATTGGTTTGGTTATATGAACCAGAGCCAAGCACACAATTATTTCCCTCTGTACCTTTGGGAAAATGACCGCCAAGTTCCCCTGCCGGGTAATGAGCTACTGAAGGACGATCTGGCCCGGGGCCGAGTTTCTTCGAAGCGGGTGACCTACTCGCATGATTTGATCACCGAAGCGGCGATGAACTTTATTCAACGCAACTATCGTCAGCCGTTTCTGCTGCACATCCATTGGACGATCCCACATGCCAATAACGAAGGTGGTCGTGTACTGAAGGACGGCATGGAGATTCCCAGTTATGGTGAATATGAACAGCAGGACTGGCCAAATCCGGAAAAGGGCTTCGCCGCAATGGTGACGCGCATGGATCGTGATATGGGGGATCTGTTTCAACTGCTAAAAGATCTTTCGATCGATGAAAACACCATCGTCTTTTTCACATCCGACAATGGGCCGCACCGTGAAGGCAACCATGACCACGAATTCTTTGATTCCAACGGAGTTCTAAAAGGCTTCAAGCGATCGATGCATGAAGGTGGAATCCGCGTGCCGATGATTGCACGATGGCCTGGTAAAGTTGACGCGGGTGTCGATTCTGATTTGCCGTCAGCCTTTTGGGACTATCTGCCAACCGCATGCGACTTGGCGGGTGTAGAGGTACCGGAACAAGTCGACGGGATTTCGTTTTTGCCCACACTGGTTTCAGAAGGTCAACAGGAACGACACGAATACCTTTACTGGGCCAGCCAGGAAGGTGAGACAACCGTCGGGATTCGCCAGGAACAGTGGAAGCTGGTTCGCTATCGCCGAGACAAACAGGGACAACCCGATTGGCGATTGTATAACTTGCATAGCGACCCCGGCGAACAACATGACGTCGCCAGTCAGCACGCTGATGTGGTTGAACGTATGATCAACGCGGTCCAGTCGGACCAGTTGCCATTGATTGCCGAGAAGTGA